From a single Pseudomonas serboccidentalis genomic region:
- a CDS encoding MarR family transcriptional regulator — MPLTDQHRFGMQLAQMSRGWRAELDRRLAGLGLSQARWLVLLHLARFEDAPTQRELAQSVGVEGPTLARLLDSLESQGLVQRQSVMEDRRAKKIVLCAPALPLIEQIETIATQLRSELFVGIDEADMKVCMRVHGHILANLEKS, encoded by the coding sequence ATGCCGTTAACCGATCAACACCGCTTTGGCATGCAACTGGCCCAGATGTCCCGTGGCTGGCGTGCCGAACTGGATCGCCGGCTGGCTGGCCTGGGTCTGTCCCAGGCACGCTGGCTGGTGCTGCTGCATCTGGCGCGTTTCGAAGACGCGCCGACTCAACGCGAGCTGGCGCAAAGCGTCGGCGTCGAAGGCCCGACCCTCGCGCGTCTGCTCGATAGCCTGGAAAGCCAGGGCCTGGTGCAACGCCAGTCCGTGATGGAAGACCGCCGGGCGAAAAAAATCGTTCTCTGCGCCCCGGCGCTGCCGCTGATCGAACAAATCGAAACCATTGCCACGCAACTGCGCAGCGAGCTGTTCGTCGGTATCGACGAGGCGGATATGAAGGTGTGCATGCGCGTTCACGGGCACATTCTGGCCAACCTGGAAAAATCTTGA